The Micromonospora violae DNA segment CAGGCGTCACTGGCGCTGTTGCCAGAGGCAACGGAGTACGAGACACCGGAGGCGATGGAGGCCTCCACCGCGTCGTCGATCACCGCGCTGGCGTCGCCACCGAGGCTCATGTTGGCGACCGCCGGCTTCACCGCGTTCGCGGTGACCCACTCGATGCCGGACAGCACACCGGCGTAGGAGCCGTTGCCCTCGCAGTCGAGCACCCGCACGGCGACCAGCTTGACGGCCTTGGCCACACCGTAGTTGGTGCCGCCGAGGGTGCCCGCGACGTGCGTGCCATGCCCGTCGCAGTCACTCGCGACCGGGTCGTTGTCGACGAAGTCGTACCCGTAGCTGGCCCGGCCACCGAACTCCTGGTGGCTGATGCGGATGCCGGTGTCGATGACGTAGGCGTGCACGTTGCTCGCCGTGTTCGGGTAGATGTAGCGCTTGTTCAACGGCGCGAAGATCTGGTCCAGACGGTCCAGGCCCCACGACGGCGTGTTCAGTTGGGTGTCGGTCTTCGTCACCTTGCGGTTCTGCTCCACGTACGCGACCGCGGAGTTGCCGGCCAGCTTCTTGGCCTGCGCCTCGTTCATCCGGGCGGCGAAGCCCCGGATCGAGCGGGTGTACGTGTGGGTGACGGCACCGCCGTACTGCTTGGTGAGGGCGGTGGCGCTGGTACCGACCTCGGCGGGGTTCGCCTTGGCGTCCTTCAGGACCACGATGTAGCTGTCCTTGATGGCGCCCCTGTCCGCGGACTTCAGGGCCCGCGGGAGCTTCTGCCCGTCGGACGGCGCGGCGGACGCCGCACCGCCACTGGAAATCGTTGCGGCGGCGACTACGGCGAGGGCGAGCCCGGCCGTGACCGAGCGACCAGCTCGGCGAAGTTGGAACACGTGAGACTCCCCGTTTGGTCAGCGTCCAGAACGGACGCACCTGTCAGGCCCTGCCTTTCGGCAGAGACGCAGCTCATCTTCGTTCACCCGTGCCATCGATGGCTCAGCCGTTCGGATCGATTGACGGTGCACGCATCGGCGGGCTGCTGCCGTAAGTCGTTCTCTATTCACTTTTGCCGGGCAGGGCAGCGCGAAGGCCCCGCACGTGCGTAAGGTGCGACAGTACTTTCGGGCCGGTTGATCCGCCGGCCCGCGCGATGCCCGCGTTCGCTGGCGACCCGCGAGACGTCGGCTTCTGAGCAAGGAGATTCGGGACACTCATGTCACGGAAATGGATTCCGGTGCTGGTCGCCTGCGCGCTGGCTGTCAACCTGCTCGGCACGCCTGCGGCGGCGGGCGCGGCAGCCTCCCCCGACGGAGGCGGCCGAGCCATCGCCGGTGGCATGTCGGGGGTCCGGCAGAGCCCGGCGTCCGCGCTGGCCGACCCACCTGCCGGTTACACCGTCCAGGGCATCGACGTCTCCAGCCATGACCACAACCTCGGGCCGATCAACTGGAACGCGGTGGTGGCCGAGGGCAACTCGTTCGTCTACATCAAGGCCACCGAGGGGAACGACTACCTCAACCCCTACTTCAACGACGACTACACCGCGGCGAAGGCGGCGGGCCTCCTCGTCGGCGCGTACCACTTCGCCCGCCCGGACGGGCGCGACCCGGTGGGGGAGGCCAACTACTTCATCAACAACATGCGGTGGGCGAAGGACTCCCGCACGCTCGTGCCGATGCTCGACTTCGAGTGGCCGTACTGGGCCGGCGCACCGACCTGCTACGGGCTCACTCCGGCGGAGCTGACCAACTGGGTGCGGGTGTTCACCGACCAGGTCAAGGCCCGCATCGGTCGACCGATGATGATCTACACGAACACCAACTTCTGGAACCCCTGCACCAACAGTGACCCCTCCTTCGGCGACCTCCTGCTGGACATCGCCGGCTACACCACAACCCGGCCGCCGCTGCCCGCCGGCTGGTCCACCGAGACCATCTGGCAGTACGCGCCCGGTGATCCGTCCCAGCCCGGCAACTACAGCAAGAACGTCTTCAAGGGCGACCACGCGGGCCTGGCCCGGCTGACCAGCCCCGAGGTCAGCACCGCGCCGCCCGGCCCGCCGCCGATCCGTCGGCCACCCACGCCGACGCTTCGCTGATCGGCGCGGCGCCGGTCCGGATCGTCGTCACCAATTCAGCACATTGGAATTCCAGACCCGTGGCTCGACCGGGTCATCGACGTCGCATACATTTGCTGGCATGGCCGACGATCTCGCGTTGCTACTGCGCCGCGCCGGTTTTGGCCCGACCGCCGCTGAGTTGGCCGCCGCGAAGAAGGCCGGGTACGACGCGACAGTCGCCGCTCTCACCGCGCCCACCGCGCCGGACGTGGGAGCGTCGCTGGCCCCCGTGCCGGTCCTGGGTCCGGATCCTCTCTCCGGGCTGTCGAGCCCGACCGTCGCCCAGCGCGCCAAGGCGAGCGAGGAGCGTTGGCGACAGACGGCGCGGATCACCCAGTGGTGGCTGGATCGCCTCACCGTGGCCGATCACCAGACGCGCGAGAAACTGTGGTTCTTCTGGCACGGGCACTGGGCCACCTCCGTGCGGAAGGTGTTGCGGCCCCAACTGATGCTGACCCAGCATCGCACGTTGCGCAGCTCACTGGACTTCGCGGTGATGGCGCACAAGATGATTACGGACCCGGCGCTGGTCTTCTGGCTCGACGGCGAGTCCAACACCCGGACGGCCCCCAACGAGAACCTCGGCCGCGAGTTGATGGAACTCTTCATGCTCGGCATCGGCCGATACTCCGAACAGGATGTGAAGGCGGCGGGTCGCGCGCTGACCGGCTGGCGGATCGACTACGACGGCGCCCGCACCTTCTTCAGCCCGGGCTGGCACGACAACGGGGCCAAGACGATCCTTGGCACGACCAAGAACTTCGACGCCCACTCGCTCGTCGACTTCCTGCTCAAGCAGGATCGGTGCGCCGCCTTCATCGCTGAGCGGCTGTGGTTCCGCTACGCATCCTCGACCGACCCGATTCCGAAGTCCACCCGGGACGCCATGGTGGCCGTTTTCCCGAACTCGATGTCGATGCTGCGGAAGCTCTTCGAGGACGACGCATTCCGCGCCAGCGCCGGCAGGTTGGTGAAGCAACCGACCGAGTGGTTCGTCGGCGCGATGCGACATCTGGGGCTGCGGCCCGGGGAGTTGTCTGATGAGATGTCGACGTACGTCCTCAATGGTCTGGAGCGGCTGGGCCAACTGCCGTTCGCGCCGCCGAGTGTCGAGGGGTGGCCGGCCGGGGCCGAGTGGTTGACCGTCGGGGCGGCGCAGGCCCGCCTGAACCTCGCCGGCCGGATCGCCCAGCTGGTTCCTGCGCAACGGCTCACCCCGGAGGACGTGGCACACGTTCTCACCATCGAGACCTGGACCAACAGGACGTACGCGGCCCTGAAGGCCACCACCGACCCGCAGCACCTGTTGACCATCGGATTGGCGAGCCCGGAATACCTGGTGACGTGACATGGATGCAGTGACCCGGCGCAGATTCCTGCTGGCCTCCGGAGTTGTCGGCGGCAGCGCCCTCGTTGCCGGTGCGGCCAAGTTGAGCCTGGGCGGTCTCCTGCACACCGCAGGTGAGGCGTCCGCCCGGGAAGACCACCGTAAGACCCCCAAGCTGGTCATCGTCACCCTCTACGGCGGCAACGACGGCCTCAACACCGTCATCCCGTACGCGAGTCGGGCCTACTACGCGGCCCGGCCCGAGCTGGCCTACGAACCCGAGCGGGTGCTTCGCCTCGACGACGCGCTGGGGCTGAACCCGATGCTCAAGGGCTTGAGTTCGCTGTGGGGTGAGCAGCGGTTGGCGGTCGTCCTCGGCGCCGGCTATCCGAAACCGGACCGGAGCCACTTCCGTTCCATGGACATCTGGCAGAGCGCTTCGCCCAGCGGTCCGACCAGCTCGGGGTGGGTGGGCCGTTGGTTGGACGGCACCAAGGCCGCGCCCGAGGCCGCGGTCAGCTTCGAGCCCATGCTCCCGCCCCTTCTCGCCGGGGAGACCCGCACCGGGGCCTGCGTGAGCATCGGTGGGCTCAAGCTGCCGACCGGCATCACCCCGGACATGATCGGCGTGCTGGGGCGCAGGGAGCCGAACGAGTCGGAGTTGCAGGCGCGGGCCGCCGACGCGTACGCCAACCTCATCAACATCAACCAACTCATCCGGGACGCCGAAGCCGCCAGCGCCGCACCGGAGGTCACCGTCCAACCGGAGAGCCCCGCTACGAGTACGGGCGGGTCGAACGTCCTCTCCGCACAACTGCTGCGGGTGGCGCAGTGCGTCGAGGCCGGGGTCCCCACCCGGGTGTATTCGGTGAGTCTGGGTGGGTTCGACACGCATGCCTCGGAGCGGATCGGCCACGAGTTCCTGCTGCGCCAGCTCGACCAGGCGTTGACCAGCTTCGCCGGCCGACTGTCGCGTACCGAGGCCGGTCGCCAGGTCACCACTGTCGTCTACAGCGAGTTCGGCCGGCGGGTCCGGGCGAATGCCTCTGATGGCACCGACCACGGAACCGCCGGCCCTGTCCTCGTGCTGGGTTCCCAGGTCGCCGGTGGGCTCTACGGGGAGCAGCCGAGCCTGACCGACCTGGACGACGGTGACCTCAAGGCGACGACGGACTTCCGGGATGTCGTCGGCACCCTGCTGGCCGAGGTCCTGCAGGCCGATCCGGCGCGTTACATCGGCGGCGGGTACGAGCCGAAGATGCTGCCGTTCCTGGCGCGCGACTGACGGTCACGACCCGACCGGCCGGTCGGGACCGTCAGCGACCACCACCGCGGAAGACCTCCGCCACCGTCCGGAGCACCACCTTCACGTCGAGCCAGAGCGACCAGTTCTCGATGTAGTAGTTGTCGAACCTGGCCCGGTCGGAGATCGGGGTGTCGCCGCGCAGGCCACTGACCTGAGCGAGCCCGGTGAGGCCGACGGGCACCCGGTGGCGCATCGCGTAGTTCGGGTATTCGGCCGAGAACTTCTCCACGAAGTGCGGCCGTTCCGGCCGGGGCCCGACCACGCTCATCTCACCGCGCACGATGTTCCACAACTGCGGAAGCTCGTCGAGGGACGTGCGGCGCATGAACCGCCCGATCGGGCCGACGCGCCGGTCGTGTGCGATGGACCAGTTGGTCTGAGACTCCTGCTCGTCGACCGGGCGCATCGACCGGAACTTGATCACCTTGAACGGTTTGCCGTACCGGCCGATCCGCTCCTGGTAGAAGAAGATGCCACGGCCACCGTCGATGAACGTGGCGATCGCGCAGAGCAGCAGGACCGGGCTCAGCACGATGAGCGCCAGGGTGGCGACGAGGACATCCGAGGCCCGCTTGATGGCCCACCGCGGCCCGGACAGGGTCGTATCGCCGATCTTGGCGATCGGGATGGCACCGATGTGGTCGGGGTATCCGGCCTGGGACCGGGACCCCCACAGCCGTGGCACCACCCACAGGTCGCAGCGCGAGGTGTTGGGCTGGAGCAGGGTCGCGATCAGGGTGGACTCGGTGCAGTCCGGGTCGGCGATGACCAGGACGTCGCAGTTGAGCAGGCGGACCAGTTGCTCGACGTTGTCGAGGGTGCCGAGCAGCGGCACCGCGCCGGTGTCCTGTCGGGACGCGGCGTCGACGCAGCCGACGAAGCGCAGACCGTACTGCGGGTAGCGCCGCAGCAGCCGGGCCAGCTCCACGCCGATCGGGCCGCTGCCGATGATGATGGCGTTGTGCTCCACCCACCGCCGCCGACGCGCGACGATTGTGAACTTCCGGCTGAGCGCACGACCGGCGATCACCAACGCCGCGGAGAGCGCGACGCCGCGCATGAAGCTGGTCACGTACTCCACCGAGGCGTGCCGTTCGGCCGCGATGATGGCCACCACCGCGGCCGAAGCCAGCAGCCGTCCGCAGAGGATCGGCAGCTCGTCGAGAATGCTGACGTGTCGCCGGGCCCGGTAGAGCCCGCCCGCCGCGAAGATCGCCACCGTGAGGGCGGCGTTGGCCAGCGTCCCGCGCCAGTAGTTCTGCGTCAGCAGCAACGGCGCCAGCAGTGCCACCACATCGACGGGAGCCGTCATCATCCAGGCGCGCAGGAAACGCGTGCCGGTGGAGGCCCGGGAGCTGGCGTAGGGCAGCACCGCGGTCGTGTCGAGACCGGGGACCATCGCTGCCTTGGCCGCCGGTTCGGGCCGCTCGACGCGGGGCATCGCGCCGACGGTTGGTGCGTCGTTCGCTGGCTCGTTCTCTGCGGTCCCCGACTCGGTGGGCGCGGCCTGCTGCTGCGGCACCAGAGAGTGCTGCGCGGCTTCGTCAGGCGTGCTGGAATAACTCACCGCCGAATGGCGTGACATGATCGGTTCCTCCCCCGTGGTTGCCCTCGGCCTTACATGTCGCGCCTTCGGGCGATCGCAGGATATGAGTCGCTCAGCTGCGCCGCCATAGCCGGATGGCCAATTGAACGCCCTACTTACCGGCGGCCAGGATCTCCGGCACCGCGTCGCGGCGTACCGCACTGTAGAACGACTTGGCCTTCTCGGTGTTGGCGAAGACCACGCTCTCGCTGCCGACCCGGCCAGTGCCCTTCGTCGGGCTGGTCAGGAAGGTCATGTTGCCGCCACGCAGGTTGCGCAGGTCGGTCGCCATGTCCAGCAGGGACATCTTCTCGTCGACCGAGACCGCGCTGGACGAGGCCTTGACGAACGAGTTGAGCCGGCTCGGGTTGGTGAGGATGCCGCCGGAGGCCGCCTTGTCCATGATTGCCCTGATGACCTGCTGCTGGTGCCGGATGCGGGCGAAGTCGCCGTCGGCGAACTGCTTACGCTGCCGCGAATAGTCCAGCGCGGCCTCGCCGTCCATCCGCTGCATGCCCTGCTTGAAGGTACGGAACGGCGGGTGGATCGAGGTGAACGACTTCTCCGAGTCGATATCGACGCCGCCCAGCGCGTCGATAATCTCCACGAATCCGGCAAAGTCAATGATCATGACATGATCGATCCGGACGTCGGTGAACTTCTCCACGGTCTGCACCATCAGCGGCACGCCACCCCAGGCATAGGCTGCGTTGATCTTCGCGTCCCGGCCGCCGTTGTTGCCGTTCTTCGAGCGCGGCACCGGCACCCAGGTGTCACGGGGGATCGAGACGAGCTGAGCGCTGGATCGATCCTTCGGGATGTGAGCCAGGATGATGCTGTCGGTACGCGAGCCGGTCGTGCCCTCCGGATCACGGGAGTCACTACCCAGGATCAGCATGTTCAGCGCGCCCTTGGCCGCCGCCTGCGGACGGCCCTCTTCGGGGACGTCAGCGAACGCGTCGACCCGGTCGATCCCAGAATCGATCGAGCGGAAGTAAAGCCCACCCGCGATCAGACTGCCACCGCCGAGCAACGCCATCACCAGAAAGGTGATCAGAGCGACCCTCTGCCACCGCGGGCGGCGTCGCCGCGATCGGGGAGCCTGAGTCGGCTCAGGCGGCGACTGCTGGTCAAAGAACTGGGTCTGGGGTTCCACGTACTCCTGGCGATACTGCATGCCGCGATGCTACTGATTCTGGGTTACAGGCATGTACCCCTGTCCGGTCCATCCGGCTGCACATCCTGACCAAAAGGCTTTTTCCCCGAACGATTGCCTGAACCTGATATGAAGCAGCGGTGGACGTCACGCAGCTGCGCCGAGCCATC contains these protein-coding regions:
- a CDS encoding DUF1800 domain-containing protein gives rise to the protein MADDLALLLRRAGFGPTAAELAAAKKAGYDATVAALTAPTAPDVGASLAPVPVLGPDPLSGLSSPTVAQRAKASEERWRQTARITQWWLDRLTVADHQTREKLWFFWHGHWATSVRKVLRPQLMLTQHRTLRSSLDFAVMAHKMITDPALVFWLDGESNTRTAPNENLGRELMELFMLGIGRYSEQDVKAAGRALTGWRIDYDGARTFFSPGWHDNGAKTILGTTKNFDAHSLVDFLLKQDRCAAFIAERLWFRYASSTDPIPKSTRDAMVAVFPNSMSMLRKLFEDDAFRASAGRLVKQPTEWFVGAMRHLGLRPGELSDEMSTYVLNGLERLGQLPFAPPSVEGWPAGAEWLTVGAAQARLNLAGRIAQLVPAQRLTPEDVAHVLTIETWTNRTYAALKATTDPQHLLTIGLASPEYLVT
- a CDS encoding LCP family protein, which codes for MQYRQEYVEPQTQFFDQQSPPEPTQAPRSRRRRPRWQRVALITFLVMALLGGGSLIAGGLYFRSIDSGIDRVDAFADVPEEGRPQAAAKGALNMLILGSDSRDPEGTTGSRTDSIILAHIPKDRSSAQLVSIPRDTWVPVPRSKNGNNGGRDAKINAAYAWGGVPLMVQTVEKFTDVRIDHVMIIDFAGFVEIIDALGGVDIDSEKSFTSIHPPFRTFKQGMQRMDGEAALDYSRQRKQFADGDFARIRHQQQVIRAIMDKAASGGILTNPSRLNSFVKASSSAVSVDEKMSLLDMATDLRNLRGGNMTFLTSPTKGTGRVGSESVVFANTEKAKSFYSAVRRDAVPEILAAGK
- a CDS encoding GH25 family lysozyme encodes the protein MSRKWIPVLVACALAVNLLGTPAAAGAAASPDGGGRAIAGGMSGVRQSPASALADPPAGYTVQGIDVSSHDHNLGPINWNAVVAEGNSFVYIKATEGNDYLNPYFNDDYTAAKAAGLLVGAYHFARPDGRDPVGEANYFINNMRWAKDSRTLVPMLDFEWPYWAGAPTCYGLTPAELTNWVRVFTDQVKARIGRPMMIYTNTNFWNPCTNSDPSFGDLLLDIAGYTTTRPPLPAGWSTETIWQYAPGDPSQPGNYSKNVFKGDHAGLARLTSPEVSTAPPGPPPIRRPPTPTLR
- a CDS encoding DUF1501 domain-containing protein; this encodes MDAVTRRRFLLASGVVGGSALVAGAAKLSLGGLLHTAGEASAREDHRKTPKLVIVTLYGGNDGLNTVIPYASRAYYAARPELAYEPERVLRLDDALGLNPMLKGLSSLWGEQRLAVVLGAGYPKPDRSHFRSMDIWQSASPSGPTSSGWVGRWLDGTKAAPEAAVSFEPMLPPLLAGETRTGACVSIGGLKLPTGITPDMIGVLGRREPNESELQARAADAYANLININQLIRDAEAASAAPEVTVQPESPATSTGGSNVLSAQLLRVAQCVEAGVPTRVYSVSLGGFDTHASERIGHEFLLRQLDQALTSFAGRLSRTEAGRQVTTVVYSEFGRRVRANASDGTDHGTAGPVLVLGSQVAGGLYGEQPSLTDLDDGDLKATTDFRDVVGTLLAEVLQADPARYIGGGYEPKMLPFLARD
- a CDS encoding exopolysaccharide biosynthesis polyprenyl glycosylphosphotransferase, with amino-acid sequence MPRVERPEPAAKAAMVPGLDTTAVLPYASSRASTGTRFLRAWMMTAPVDVVALLAPLLLTQNYWRGTLANAALTVAIFAAGGLYRARRHVSILDELPILCGRLLASAAVVAIIAAERHASVEYVTSFMRGVALSAALVIAGRALSRKFTIVARRRRWVEHNAIIIGSGPIGVELARLLRRYPQYGLRFVGCVDAASRQDTGAVPLLGTLDNVEQLVRLLNCDVLVIADPDCTESTLIATLLQPNTSRCDLWVVPRLWGSRSQAGYPDHIGAIPIAKIGDTTLSGPRWAIKRASDVLVATLALIVLSPVLLLCAIATFIDGGRGIFFYQERIGRYGKPFKVIKFRSMRPVDEQESQTNWSIAHDRRVGPIGRFMRRTSLDELPQLWNIVRGEMSVVGPRPERPHFVEKFSAEYPNYAMRHRVPVGLTGLAQVSGLRGDTPISDRARFDNYYIENWSLWLDVKVVLRTVAEVFRGGGR